One Verrucomicrobiia bacterium genomic window, CCGGCGCCAGGTGTCGTAACCCAAACTCACCCCGGAGCGCGCGTGCAGCAGGGTGCGGAAATCCGCGGGCTCGCGGCGGCGCACCTCCGCCGCCAGCGCGTCCTGGGTGCGGGCCAGCTTTTCTTCGAAGTGACGGGTCCAATCCACGGCCCGGGCCGGACGACGGCTGGCGCACTGCTCCACGATTTCCACTTCACCGAAGCGGCCGAGCACTTCCGGTTTGCGCTCCTCCCAGAACGCATACTCGAGCGCCAGCGGCACATAAGCGGCCGTGGCACCGCGTTCCGGCAGATGGCCAAGGCCCGCGCGGAATCGGGCCGGACGTTCGCGGGCGTCGGCAAACCGGCCTTGCGGCGTCAGCCACAAAATGGGGTCGGAGCGCTGCAACAACTCGTTTGCCACGCGCCAAAACTGCGCCGCGCCGCGGACGTGGTTTTGTTCAACGCCAAAAAAGCCGAGCCGCGCGAAGAAGCGGTATTGCGCCAGCGCCGTCGCATCGATTGGCGCAAAAGCGGGGCGGCCGGGAAAGCAGCGTTGCTGCAGCAGCAGGCACACGAGCGGATCCCACCACGACGCGTGATTCACATAAACGACCAGTGGCAGGCCGGGCACGTGCGGCGGCTCGCCCGCCACGGACAGGCGCACGGTATGAAAATGCCGGGCTACAAACCATCGGCTGTAAACCGCAAAGGCGCGCAACAACCAGGGCGAAACCCGCGGCAGGGTGGAAGTCGCCACTGAAGTTGGCTGCGCGCGCGGGGCGGCGGGTTTGCACGCCGGCAGCGGCAACGCGTCACGCGTTGCGGCCAGTGGAACCAGCCGTGCGGCGGCGGATGTTGACGGCGCGTTCACAACCATGCTCAAGCGGCCACGAGTTCGGCGGATTGCGGCGAGGTCTTGATTGTGCGCTGCGCACGCGGTGGCGGAACAAGGCCGTCCTGATGAAGCCGGTCGGCGGCAATCCAGCCGGACATCATCACCATCGGCATGCCAGGTCCGGGATGCGCCGAGCCGCCGGCCAGATACAGCCCCGGCACGTCGGGACTGTGGTTCGCCGGCTTGAATGCGCCCAGCAAACGTCCGTGGCTGGCCAGTCCATAAATCGCGCCATGCAACACGCGGTAGCGGTCGTTGATGTCCTGCGGCGTCAGCACGTCCTCGCACACAATGCGATTTTCGATGTCGGACATGCCGCCGGTCGTTTTGAGCTTGTCGAGAATGGTGCGGCGATAGGTGGGCAGCATCTGCCGCCAGTCGTGACCGGGCCGCAGATACGGCGTGTGGACGAGCACATAAAGCGCGTCGCCGCCGCGCGGTGCGACGCCGGGTTCCGTTTGGGCCGGCGCGGCCAGGTAGCAGGTCGGATCCGGCGCGGGCTCGCCACGATTGTAGATGAAGTCGAACTCCTCATGCGGATCACGGCTGAACACGAAGTTGTGATGCGCCAGGTGCTCGTAACGGCGGTTCAAACCCAGATAGAGCACCACGCCCGAACAGGCGGCCTCGTAGTTGCGCCGTTGGAAGAACGCGCTTTCGGCCGGTTCACCGTGCAGCAGTTCGCTGTGGGTGCGGACGACGTCGCTGTTCGCCACCACCGCCGCAAGCGGAACCGTCGCGCCGTTGTCGGTGACGACGCCCTGCACGCGGCCGTCCTGCGTCACAATCCGTTGGATGCCGGTGTTCAGGCGGAATTCGACGCCGAGTTCACGCGCCAGCCGGGCCAGCGCCAGTGGCACGGCGCGCGTGCCCCCCATCGGATACCACACGCCTTCGCCGGTTTGCATGTGCGCGATGCCGCACAGCACGGCGGGCGACGCAAACGGCGACGAGCCGACATATTGCGTGAAATGATCGAGCATCTGCGAGACGCGCGCGTCGGGCACAAATGAGCGGATGGCGCCGGCCACGGTGCGGTGCATGCGCATGGCCAGCACGTCACCGAGCGTCGCCGCCTTGAATGAATTTGACAGGTTGAACATGTCGCCCAAGCCGCCGACGGATTTGTAAAAAAAGAATTTGTTCGAAATGCGGTCGAGCCGCGCGCTCCATGCGAGGAAGCGCTGATAGCTATCCGCGGTGCCGCCGGCGGGCGCGAACGCGTCCAGTTCACGGCGCATGTGCGATTCATCCTGCCAGAGGTCCAGCACCGAGCCGTCGTTGAAGAAGCTGCGCCACTGCGGGTCCAGCCGCACGAGTTCGAGGTAATCCTCCAGCGGCCGGTCCGCCTCGGCAAAAATGCGCCGCAACACCGACGGCAGCGTCAAAATCGTCGGCCCCATGTCGAAGCGGAAACCCGCGCGCTCCAGCACCGCGGCCTTGCCGCCGAGCCAGGGATTCTTTTCGAAGACAATGACCTGGTGGCCGCGCGCGGCGAGCGTGCAGGCGGCGGCAAGGCCGCCCAGACCACTGCCAATGATGCCAATTTTGGGTTCGTTCATAATGTCTTCGGGTGCGTGTTGATTCCGGTTGCAGTTGAGTCGAACGGAGCGGCTGCGGGATTCGGCGGTTGCGGCGGCCGGGACCGTGCGGCGCGCCAGCGGTTCAGGCCGAGCCGGGCCAGCGCTTTCGCGGCGCGCCAGCGGACGGCAAGGCTGCGGCCGTGGGCGGCCAGCAGGTAATTTCGGAAGAGCGCGTCGTCATCGCCGTTCGGTGCGTCCAGGTGCGGCAAAAAGCGGGAACGGCGCACCGCCACGACCTTGGGGATGGTCATTTCAAGCAGGCCCTCCGCACCGCGGGTGACGCCGAAGCCGCTGCGTTGACGGCCGCCGAAGGGCACGCGCGGATCGGCGCTGGGCACAATGACGTCGTTGATGATGACGACGCCGGCGTTCACGCGTTCCGCGAGTTCGCGTGCAAGGAATTCATCACGGCTGAAAATCGTGGCGCCAAGGGCGTAAGGGCACTGGCGCGCCATCTCAATGGCTTCGTGATCGTCGTCCACCGTTACCAGCGACATGACCGGGGCAAACACGTCCTCGTGCAGCAGGCGCATCGACGTGGAGGCGCCGGCGACCACCAGGGGCGGCAGGCAATCGCCGGTGATCAGCAGCTGACCACTCAACAGGTGCGCGCCTTGGGCCAGCGCATCCGCCAGCACGCGGTGCAATTCGGGCTTCAACTTAAGCGGCGGGGCGGCTTCGGTCGTGCCGCGCAACGCGGTGGCCAGCCGGCCTTCGAGTTCGGTGGCCATGGAGCGGTGCACGAAGATGCGGCGCGGCGCGATGCAGGTGGCGCCGTTGTTGAGCCGCAGGCCGAAGCACAGGCAGCACACGGCCAGATCCAGGTCGGCGTCAGCGCGGATGAACACTGCGTCGCAGCCGGACAATTCCATCGTTGCCGGGACGAGCCGGGGAGCAAGTTCACCGAGCACAGCCGCGCCGCTGGGGGCCGAGCCGGTCAGGAACACTTTGGCCACGCCGCCTTCGTAGGCGCCCCGCGCGGCCTCCGGGGATTCCGGCAACACATGGATCAGGTGGTGGTCGAAACTTGCGTGGTGCAGCAGGTCGGCCAGCGCGTGCGCGGCGGCTGAGCCGCCTGCGCCGGGTTTGAGGAGCACGGCGTTGCCGGCCACGAGCGCCTGCAGCACCTGCACGCCGGGAATGAACAAGGGATAATTCGACGGCGCGATGATGAGCACCACGCCGCGGGGTTCGTGGCGGATTTCACTGCGCACGCCGTTCAACCACAGCGGCCGGCCGCGCCGTCCCAACACCCGGGGCGTAAGGACAGGTCCGGCACAACGCTCCAGAAAGCGGCAGGCGTCGGCCAGCGGAATCACTTCGGCGGTCAATGCTTCGGCGGGCGGCCGTTGCCGCGCCTGTGCCGACGCGCGGGCGAGGCGCGCAGCGTGTTCGGCGAGCAAACCACGGAACTGCCGCAACAACTCCACCCGCCGGCGCAGCGGCGTGCCCGCCCACGCGCGTTGCGCCATGGTGGCGGAACGCGCCGCGGACACACCGGTGGCCCGGGCGTCAATGCCTTCGGGCGTGGGCCGGCGGACGGACGTGGTGAGCGGTTCAGGCATAAGCAAATTCAACGGGCCGCGAGGGTGGTGGGCGGTTCGAGCGCGGGCAGGTGGGCCGCGCGCGGCGTCAGTTTGCGGGCGTCGTGCGGCACGCCCAGGTCTTCCAGCAACAGCCGCGCCGTGATGCGCGCCGATTCATAGATCACCGGCAGCCCACTGCCCGGATGCGTGCCGCCGCCGACCAGATAAACGGCATCGAGGTCTTCAAAGCGGTTGCGCGGGCGCAGATGCAGCAGTTGATCGAGGCTGTGCGCGAGATTGAACGTGGCGCCGCGGTGGATTTCATAGCTCGTGTCCCACTCGACGGGCGTGATGATGCGCTCGTAACGAACGCGGCCTGCGAGGTCGCCGTAGCCGGCCTTGGCCATCTGGCGGTAAAGCAATTCCCGAAACCGGCTGCGTTCGCTGGACCAGTCCACATTCGGGTGCTGGTGCGTGACGGGAGCCAGCACGTAAAGGGTGCTGTGGCCTTTGGGGGCCAGCGTCGGGTCGGTGGCGCAGGCGTTTTGCACGTAGAAGCTCGGATCCTCGCTCAGCACGTGCCGGTTCTCGATGTCATCGAGATTCTTCACGTAGTCGTCGGCGATGTGAATGGTGTGATGTGGCAGGTCGAAGGTGCCTTCGACGCCGAGATACATCATGAAGGTGGAGCAGGAGAATTTCTTCCTCGCAAGTTTGCGGTCCGTCCAGCGCCGCCGCAACCGGTCCGGCACCAGCCGGGTCATGGCGCGGGCGAAGTCGGCATTCACAATGACCGCATCGGCGCGGTGAATGCCCGTCGGCGTGCGCACGCCGACGGCTTTCCGGCCGGCGAAGAGCATCTCTTCGACCGGTTCATTCAGGCGGATCTCGACGCCGAGTTCCTCGCCCACGCGCGCCATGGCGCGGGACACCGCCCCGCAGCCGCCGCGGGGATGCCACACACCGTATTCGTATTCGAGAAAGCTCAGAATCGAAAACAGGCTCGGACAGCGGAACGGCGACATGCCGAGGTATTTGGACTGAAAACAAAAGGCGAGCCGCACGCGTTCATCACGGAAAAAGCGTTTCAGATAGGTGTCCACCGATTCGGTGGGGTGCAGTTTGGGCAGCAGTTTGAACAGGCGCAGGTTGATGACATCCTGCCAGCCGAGGAACGGCGTCTCGAGGCACGGTTCGAACAAGGCCAGCTTCGTGCGGTTCTCGGCGATGAACCGGCGGAAGCCCGCCGCATCGGCCGGCGCAATGCTCGCGATCTGCCGTTCCATTCGCACCGGATCGGCCGTCGCGTCAATCTTGCCGCCCGCGCCAAATTGAATCCGATATTGCGGATCGAGCCGGAGCAGTTCGACTTCGTCCCGCAAACGACGTCCTGCGGCGCCGAAGATTTCCTCCAGCACGCGGGGATAGAGAAAGAACGTCGGACCGAGATCGAACTTGTAGCCCTCGGCTTCCAGGGTGGACGTGCGGCCGCCGACGTGCGGCAGGCGTTCGAGCACGGTGACCTTCAACCCGGCCGAGGCGAGCAGCATGGCCGACGCGAGACCGCCGGGACCGGCGCCGATGATGATGACGTGTTTCGACATGGTTCAGGGTTTGTTGTGAACTTGACGCACGAGGGGGGTGAAGGTCGTTTCGACAAAGGCAATCAGCACGCGCCGCAACTGCGGCTGGCGCAGCTGGACGGGGACGGCCGGCGTTTCGGTAAATTGAACACGCAACGTCTTCTCGCCGGTGCGGTGCAGTGTCAGCGCCGGTTGTCCGGCTGCTTCGAAACATTCGGTGTAGGCGATCATAAGCTTCCTACGGGGATGGGTTGGATGATTGGCGCGCGCCCGTCCGCCCGCGCGGGCAAGTTTGTCTCCGGGTCACGCACCGCCGGGTGCGGCAGCCGGCACAGGGTGGGGGCGATTTTCTGATTTGAAGGCTCGGCCATGGCTCGATGATTGTTACTGTGTTGGTTTACTTGTCTCATGTTTGTCTATAGTTGTCAAATGTTTGTTTAATATTGTGGAAAGCGATTGCTTCAGGCTTATTTTTGGCATTATTTGTTTATTATCAGATCGTAACGACGATTTATTGTTCGCTATTGGAAACAAAAACTTGAATTCGTCTATTTTGTGTCTAACTTGCCGGCGTATGTCAGACCTGCGGCACGAAATCAAGGCGGTGGCCAAACGGACGGGCCTGAGTCCGCACGTAATTCGCGTGTGGGAGAAGCGCTATGGCGTGGTGAAGCCGGTCCGCACGGAAACGAACCGCCGGCTGTATTCGGACGCCGAGATCGAGCGGTTGGAGTTGTTGCATCAGGCCACGCGCCTCGGGCACAACATCAGTCAGGCGGCGAAGCTTTCGATGGAGAAATTGCGCGAGCTGGTCGCGACGCCGGCGAGCCCGCGGGTCGTGGGGCCGGAGGCGACGGAATCCGCCCAGGCCGATGCGAAGCTGGTCAATGAATGCCTCAGGGACGTTCGCGACCTCGATGCGCCGGCGCTGGACCGGGCGCTGGAGCGGGGGATGGTGCGCCTGGGGCACATGGGTTTTTTGAACCGCATTGCCGGTCCGCTGTGCCAGCGTGTGGGAGATTTGTGGCGCACGGGCGAATTGACGGCCGCGCACGAACACTTTTTGAGTGCAGCTCTGCGCACCTTTCTGGGCCAGAGCACCCGGCAATTCCCCCAGCCGGAATCCGCGCCGTGCCTCGTCGTCGCCACGCCCGCCGGTCAACTGCACGAGCTGGGCGCGGTCATGGTTGCCGCGGCGGCGTCCAATCTGGGCTGGCGGGTGACGTATCTGGGCACCAGTTTGCCGGCGGCGGAAATTGCCGGCGTGGCGACGCAGAACAAGGCGCGCGCCGTGGCGTTGAGCCTGGTGTATCCCGAGGACGATGCCGGGTTGGGCGAGGAACTGGCGAAGCTGCGCCGCTATCTGCCCGCAGACATCAAAATCATCGCCGGCGGCCGCGCGGCGGAGGCGTATCGCGACCCGTTAAGCCGCATTGGGGCGTTGCGCATCGCGGATTTGATCGGCCTGATGACCACGCTGGACGACCTGCGCAAACGCAACGGTCACGGCTGACCCCGTCCAAAGTGGGCGGCCGTGCTCAGAGCTTGGTTTTGATGCCGCAGGCTCGCATGACGCACCACCCGCGCAGCGCCTCAAACAACACAAACGCGGCGGACACGAGCAGGACCAGTCCGAGCCACCAGAGAAAGAACAGCGTGATCACCCCGGCGACGAGCAACATCAATCCGGAGATGCCGCGGGCGAGGCGGCCTTTGTTGTCAATATTACGGGCGAAAAAATTTGCCATGGCGAATCAATAGCACATTCCCGTTGCCTCGCAAATCCACCGCTTTCTGTATGCGCCTGTTTACCTTCACCACTGACCTTTGGCTGCCGCGCGCTCCTGGGGAGATTTTTCCGTTCTTCGGGGACGCTCGCAATCTCCAGGCCATCACGCCGGCGTGGCTGGATTTTCAAATCGTGACGCCCGGCTCCATCACCATGCAGGCGGGCACGTTGATTGATTACCGCCTGCGGGTGCATGGCGTGCCGCTGCGCTGGCGGACGCGCATCAATGTGTGGGAGCCGCCGCATCGTTTCGTGGACGAGCAATTGCGCGGGCCTTATCGCCAATGGCTCCATGAGCACACATTCGCGGAGCAGAACGGGGGCACGCTGGCCCGCGACGTCGTGCGTTACGCCGTGCCGGGCGGTGCGCTGGTGAACTGGCTGTTCGTGCGGCGCGACGTGGAACGCATTTTCATCCACCGCCAGGCAAAACTGCGGGAGCGTTTCGGCTGAAGGCTTGCGCGGCGCCTGCACAGGCGCGAGAGTGGCGGAATGAAAGAGTGGCTCAACGCGAATACGCTGTTTGCTTCGCTGATTTGGGGCTCGATTGGGTTTGGCTATTTCGTTTACGGCAAGAAGCAGGCCGCCATGATCCCGCTCATCGGCGGGATTGCAATGATGGCGGTCTCCTACATGATCGCCAACTGGCTGTGGATGTCGGCCGTCAGCATCGGCTTGATCGTCGGCGTGTGGCTGCTGGTGCGGCAGGGGTATTGAGCCGGGCGGTTGCGCCGCGCCGCGCCTGGTGGCCGTTCAGTTTGTCGCAGGCGGGCGCAGTCACGTCCGCCCGCGACCACCGAACCTTTTACGCGACCATGACGAGGGCGTCTTCTTCCTCGTGGGCGGGCCGATCGCGTTCCTCCATGCGTTGGCGCATCTTCTTCAACGCCTGTTCCTGAATCTGCCGGATACGCTCGCGGGTCACGCCAAAGCGCGCGCCGATCTCTTCCAGCGTCTTTTCTTCATCGCCATTCAGGCCGAACCGCAGCGCCAGAATCGCGCTTTCGCGCTCGGACAGCGTGCCGAGGATTTCGCGCACGAGGCTGGTGTCCACCTCCTGGGCCAGTTGATCGACCGGCGACGCCGCATTGGGATCGGCCACCAGTTCCGCGAAGCGGCTCGAATCATCGTCGCCC contains:
- a CDS encoding lysophospholipid acyltransferase family protein, which produces MNAPSTSAAARLVPLAATRDALPLPACKPAAPRAQPTSVATSTLPRVSPWLLRAFAVYSRWFVARHFHTVRLSVAGEPPHVPGLPLVVYVNHASWWDPLVCLLLQQRCFPGRPAFAPIDATALAQYRFFARLGFFGVEQNHVRGAAQFWRVANELLQRSDPILWLTPQGRFADARERPARFRAGLGHLPERGATAAYVPLALEYAFWEERKPEVLGRFGEVEIVEQCASRRPARAVDWTRHFEEKLARTQDALAAEVRRREPADFRTLLHARSGVSLGYDTWRR
- the crtI gene encoding phytoene desaturase family protein → MNEPKIGIIGSGLGGLAAACTLAARGHQVIVFEKNPWLGGKAAVLERAGFRFDMGPTILTLPSVLRRIFAEADRPLEDYLELVRLDPQWRSFFNDGSVLDLWQDESHMRRELDAFAPAGGTADSYQRFLAWSARLDRISNKFFFYKSVGGLGDMFNLSNSFKAATLGDVLAMRMHRTVAGAIRSFVPDARVSQMLDHFTQYVGSSPFASPAVLCGIAHMQTGEGVWYPMGGTRAVPLALARLARELGVEFRLNTGIQRIVTQDGRVQGVVTDNGATVPLAAVVANSDVVRTHSELLHGEPAESAFFQRRNYEAACSGVVLYLGLNRRYEHLAHHNFVFSRDPHEEFDFIYNRGEPAPDPTCYLAAPAQTEPGVAPRGGDALYVLVHTPYLRPGHDWRQMLPTYRRTILDKLKTTGGMSDIENRIVCEDVLTPQDINDRYRVLHGAIYGLASHGRLLGAFKPANHSPDVPGLYLAGGSAHPGPGMPMVMMSGWIAADRLHQDGLVPPPRAQRTIKTSPQSAELVAA
- a CDS encoding aldehyde dehydrogenase family protein; this encodes MPEPLTTSVRRPTPEGIDARATGVSAARSATMAQRAWAGTPLRRRVELLRQFRGLLAEHAARLARASAQARQRPPAEALTAEVIPLADACRFLERCAGPVLTPRVLGRRGRPLWLNGVRSEIRHEPRGVVLIIAPSNYPLFIPGVQVLQALVAGNAVLLKPGAGGSAAAHALADLLHHASFDHHLIHVLPESPEAARGAYEGGVAKVFLTGSAPSGAAVLGELAPRLVPATMELSGCDAVFIRADADLDLAVCCLCFGLRLNNGATCIAPRRIFVHRSMATELEGRLATALRGTTEAAPPLKLKPELHRVLADALAQGAHLLSGQLLITGDCLPPLVVAGASTSMRLLHEDVFAPVMSLVTVDDDHEAIEMARQCPYALGATIFSRDEFLARELAERVNAGVVIINDVIVPSADPRVPFGGRQRSGFGVTRGAEGLLEMTIPKVVAVRRSRFLPHLDAPNGDDDALFRNYLLAAHGRSLAVRWRAAKALARLGLNRWRAARSRPPQPPNPAAAPFDSTATGINTHPKTL
- the crtI gene encoding phytoene desaturase family protein, yielding MSKHVIIIGAGPGGLASAMLLASAGLKVTVLERLPHVGGRTSTLEAEGYKFDLGPTFFLYPRVLEEIFGAAGRRLRDEVELLRLDPQYRIQFGAGGKIDATADPVRMERQIASIAPADAAGFRRFIAENRTKLALFEPCLETPFLGWQDVINLRLFKLLPKLHPTESVDTYLKRFFRDERVRLAFCFQSKYLGMSPFRCPSLFSILSFLEYEYGVWHPRGGCGAVSRAMARVGEELGVEIRLNEPVEEMLFAGRKAVGVRTPTGIHRADAVIVNADFARAMTRLVPDRLRRRWTDRKLARKKFSCSTFMMYLGVEGTFDLPHHTIHIADDYVKNLDDIENRHVLSEDPSFYVQNACATDPTLAPKGHSTLYVLAPVTHQHPNVDWSSERSRFRELLYRQMAKAGYGDLAGRVRYERIITPVEWDTSYEIHRGATFNLAHSLDQLLHLRPRNRFEDLDAVYLVGGGTHPGSGLPVIYESARITARLLLEDLGVPHDARKLTPRAAHLPALEPPTTLAAR
- a CDS encoding MerR family transcriptional regulator; this translates as MSDLRHEIKAVAKRTGLSPHVIRVWEKRYGVVKPVRTETNRRLYSDAEIERLELLHQATRLGHNISQAAKLSMEKLRELVATPASPRVVGPEATESAQADAKLVNECLRDVRDLDAPALDRALERGMVRLGHMGFLNRIAGPLCQRVGDLWRTGELTAAHEHFLSAALRTFLGQSTRQFPQPESAPCLVVATPAGQLHELGAVMVAAAASNLGWRVTYLGTSLPAAEIAGVATQNKARAVALSLVYPEDDAGLGEELAKLRRYLPADIKIIAGGRAAEAYRDPLSRIGALRIADLIGLMTTLDDLRKRNGHG
- a CDS encoding YgaP-like transmembrane domain; amino-acid sequence: MANFFARNIDNKGRLARGISGLMLLVAGVITLFFLWWLGLVLLVSAAFVLFEALRGWCVMRACGIKTKL
- a CDS encoding SRPBCC family protein, whose protein sequence is MRLFTFTTDLWLPRAPGEIFPFFGDARNLQAITPAWLDFQIVTPGSITMQAGTLIDYRLRVHGVPLRWRTRINVWEPPHRFVDEQLRGPYRQWLHEHTFAEQNGGTLARDVVRYAVPGGALVNWLFVRRDVERIFIHRQAKLRERFG